CTTCCAATTGTCTGTCCTGAATGAGGATGCCGGAAGTCCCGCCCCGTTAAAGAGTGTAGCTTCGGAAGTGTCGCTCCAGCAATACCTTACTGCAACGGGTGCTTTCACTTTGGGGGAAGATACAACGACAGTTGAACCGCTAATTTTCGCATCTGCTTCATGGAATACCTTGTCTGCTCCCGCTATTTGAAAGTTAAGACTGCCGTTTTTTGGAACCAGTTTTATTCCTTCGGCATGGCCAAATGTCAGGATAATTTTATCCTGCTCAGTGACAAATGATTTATAGACGGGTCCTGAGTACGCGATATTTCTGTTATAATCCTTCGCAAGTGCCCAAAGTGCTAGCCTCTCGCCAACATCCTTTTTGTTCCCGGGGTGGATATTAATGATATTTCCGATATCGAGAGTTACTGCCATGCCTGTTTTGGGTACCGACAATGATTGAAATTGTGCTTCCCTCAGGAGCTGGGAGTTGGTGCCTTCGCCATATCTGTAAGGGGCAATCTGGGTATAATAAAAAGGAAGCTCGTTACCCCAGAGGTTTCTCCAGTTTTCCACCATCGCGGGAAAAAGCTCTTTATACCGACCGGGATTGTAAGTATTCGATTCCCCCTGATACCAGATGGCTCCGCGGATTTTGAAGGGAGCTATCGGTGTGATCATGCCGTTGTGGAGGACAGTCGGGGAGTGAAAATTTATTTCCGAAGTTACCTTAGGTCTTGAAGCGTAATCGAAATTATTGCCCGAATAGAGATAAAATTTCGGATTCCTGAATTCAGCCACGGGAAGATATCTCCAGGCTCCAGCGATTGAAACAGATTCCTTTGTATCTTTCAAAGACAAACGAAAATTTTCAGTCCGTCCGTACATTCCACCCCCTTGCATATTGTCAAGAACACGGACAGCAATAACGAGTCTCTTCGAATTGACAAGATTTGCAGGAATTGTGTAATTTCGTTCCGTCTGCCAGTGACCTTCAGTTTCGTATCCACCGACTTTGACGCCATTTACGAATGTTGCATCCATATCATCGATTGGACCGAGGGAAAGAGTGAGCTCTTTATTTAACCAGTTAGCCGGGATATCAATTTTTGTTCTGAACCATATTACTCCGTCAAAATTGCCAAAGCCAAATTTCATCCAGTCTGCGGGCATGTCTGCAACGGGCCATTTTGAGTCATCGAAGGCGGTTGTGGAGAAGGCAGCATCCTTAAAATCAAGATTTTCCCATCTGTTGGCACCTGTTTTCTCACTCATGTCGATTTGCGGAAGCTTTTCGAGCCATGATTTTAGTTTTTCAGATTCTTCCTTGCTTTTTGCCATGCCGGCCAAAAATTCCCTGTATTCGGGAAATTTATCGAGCGATTTTGCCCCCATCCAGGCTTCAATTGGGGATCCGCCCCAGCTTGAGTGAATCAATCCAATCGGGACATTGAGTTCATTCATCAATTTTTTTCCGAAGAAAAATGCAGTAGCACTGAAAGCGGATGCCGTTTGTGGTGTACAAATGCTCCAGGTACCTTTACAATCGAGTTCCGGCGTGACCGAGGTGGTTCTCTCAACAGTAAAAAACCGCAAATTGGGATAGTTCGCCTTTGGAATTTCGACTGCAGCAGTGAAGATTGTATCAAGAGGCGGCCATCCACCCAGAGGCATCTCCATATTCGATTGGCCGGAACATAGCCACACTTCCCCGATCAATACATTTTTATATGAGATCGAATCAGAACCGCTGACAACAGTTAAATAATGCGGACCACCTGCATCGGGAGTTTTTAGCTTCAGGCTCCACTTTCCTTCTTTGGATACAACACTGCTCGCAGTTTGTCCCCAGTCCGTTTTTACATCGACAGTTTTCCCGGGGGTTCCATTTCCCCAAATCGTGATGTCACTGTTTCTCTGCAACACCATATTGTTGGAGAATATTGCCGGGAGGGACAGTTTGCCCGATTGAATCTGTGCATTCGAGCATGAAGAGAGAAGTAAAGCCACCAGCATAAATGCAAGTGGCTTCAGGATATTTAATTTGTTACGGTTTTTAATTGACTGGTGCATGTTAATATGGTTGTTTGGTTTTTGGGAATGCTACTCGTTTTTCAATAACAGATTCTTCACAGGATGAATTAGATGTCTTCAACTTTCAGCGGGAGCGAAGAACAAAAAATCAACAACGCTATTATAAAGATTTTTCACAATCAAATCCCAAACAATATGGTCCTCCTGATAGAGGGGAGAAAAATAAATTATTTATTTTTTATGAAAATCATTTTTTTTGACTTTTGCCAGTTTTATTAATCGTTTCAGTAACCCCTGAAAAATATTTTTGTGTCAGCTTACTAATTTAATTAGTAGATCTACTAATTATTGATAAGTTTGGGTATTATTAGATTTTGCAGTTAAAATAATTATTCGTAGTTTGTTCATCATTTTTTTAACAACCGATTCATCCACCTAGAGAATCGCTTTTTGAGATGATTTAACTTCAGTCCGTATTTAAAATTTTCTGAGGTTGATCAAGAGATTACTACAATATAACTTGACAAGGAATATTCGATGAAACATATGTTACAGCTTTTTTTGGTTTTGAATGTGCTGATTTATACGCAAAATAATTCAGCGGTTAAACTGACCCATACAACACAAGAGGTAACATTTTCAAATGTTATCCCATTAGAGACTTACACAATAGAATTATGGATCAAGTTTGATGGTGCAGTCACCTACGGCGGTACTGATGCAGGCGCCGGCTCCATATTCAATTTTTATGGTGGTGGCTACAATCGGGCAATACACATGCACAACGGCAAGTTGTGTCATTATACATATGATAACACCCAAAGGCATGTTACCGGGGCCAGTACAATTCAAGAGGGCGTATGGTATCATGTTGCAATCGTGGCTCAATCGCATGGTATGATGAGACTTTTTATCAACGGGACTGAGGAGGGGACTTCTATTCAGCTTGGTGCTCTACAACCTACAGACATGGCAAAAATTGGATCTTATAATAATCCGTACGAGTATGGAGTGTCGAATGCGGTTATTGATGAGTTGCGTGTGTCAAATAGTATTCGATATACCGGCAATTTCACCCCTTCCTCGACAGAGTTCGTGACCGATGCGAACACGGTCTCACTATACCACTTTAATGAGGGTTCCGGGACACAAACAGCCAACTATGTTTCCAACAGTTGGACTGCCGGTACTTTTTCCACTTCAAATATCCTCTGGGTCGAGGGGAAATTCAATAATACGCCCCAAACAGTTTCAATCCCGATGATCACAATCCAGGATGGAACATTTACTATGGGATGTACTGGGGAACAAAATAGTTGCGATGATGATGAATATCCTACTCACCAAGTATCCCTGTCAGCTTATGAAATAGGCAAATACGAAATTACGCAACGAGAGTGGCGAACAGTTATGGGAACTAATCCTTCTTATTTTACCGGAGATAATAAACCTGTTGATAATCTGCAGTGGATAGATGCAATTAATTTTTGCAATACACTAAGCATGAGGTCAGGTCTTACACCGGTATATAGTATAAATGGCTCAGTAGTTACTGCAGATTGGAATGCAAATGGATACAGACTCCCCACCGAAGCTGAATGGGAATTTGCTGCCAGAGGTGGGTCCCAATCTACAAACACGATATACAGTGGCAGCAATGATATTAACTCAATTGCCTGGCAAGAGGGTAACGCCGGTAGTGAATCACATAATGTCGGGACACTCGCACCAAATCAAATAGGGATATATGACATGAGTGGAAATGTATACGAATGGTGCTGGGACTGGTATTCAGAGACTTACTATACAGCTGACTCTCAAAATAATCCTACAGGTCCGTTATCGGGTACTTATCATTCTTTAAGGGGAGGTAGTTGGTTATACGGTCAAGCAAGTCAGTGTAGAGTTGTTAATCGCGGGAGCATAAATGGTCCTTCTCAACGAATAGATTATGGATTTCGCGTTGCAAGGACAATACAATCTTCTGTTTCTAGCGGTGATGATTGGAAATTAATTGTAAATGGTTCAACTCAAAATTTGTTTGACCAACTCAATTATGCAGGCGTTGACTCCCTCGCCACGGAAGGCTACGATCCTTCTCTCGATACTCCCAATCCGCCAACCCCTCCGGGGAATTACATCGATGCATACTTCTATCATCCCGAGTGGAATTCACCCTTGGGTTCCAAGTTCGCGAGTGATGTAAAACAGTCAACAGATCTCGCTGATACAGTAAAAAGATGGTTCTTTGAAGTTGAAACGAATGTACTCAACGACACAGTGAAACTTCAATTTACACAGGAGAATGTGCCCTCCAAGTTTGGTAAGTATCTGACAGATATGCAAACAGGCAAGAGGGTTGACCTTCGATACACAGATACATATAGGTACTACAACACAAGCTCTTCCCCCCGCAAATTCCAGTTGATCATTGGAGACAGTACTTCACCTGTAATTTCCAATCTTATCCCCAAGGGAGATGAAATCTGGAGGAGTAATAGCAATAAAACTGTTTCTTGGACAATGAGTGACGGAACAGGAATAGACTCTGTCTTCCTTTATTCAAGCAACAACAATGGAACAAACTATACAAGGTTTGCATCCATAGGAAACATATCAAATTACAATTGGAGTATCCCACAGGAATATCTGAACAATGGTTACCGCGTAAAAACAGTTGTGAGAGATTCCCTCGGAAATCTGAAAGAAATCTTCAGTCCTCTGGCATTTACAGTCGTCGGGGATTCATTACTTACACAATCAACAGCAGGGTGGAACCTTACAGGTACTCCTCTCTCACCAAACGATACAACACTGACAGGAATACTGGGAGATGATATAACCACAAGTCCATACTTTGTTTGGGGATATACTCTCGCAACAGGATACACCCTTCCTTTGGGAATGTCATTCGGAACAGGTTACTGGCTTGGACTTCTGAACAATCATACATGGGATGTAAGAGGAACAGCAGTCGAATCAGATTCCATTGGACAATCCCTTAATCTTGGTTATAATCTAATAGGTACAAAGTATGTAAGAGAAGTATCAAAAGACAGAATGACATTCGTTAAGTCGGGAACAGCCTACAATTTTAATCAGGCGGTAACAGCAGGATTAATCTCTAATGCAATATTTGGATACAACGGAAGCGGATATACAGAAGAAGACACTTTGTCATTATTTGGAGGCTACTGGCTTGGAGTACTTCAAGAGGGAGTGACACTGTATCAGAAACCTGTAAGTACACAACTCCCCTTAAGCAAAGGTAATCAGGAACCTGAACTCTTTACAGAGAACAACTGGAAACTCAGACTT
The nucleotide sequence above comes from Ignavibacteria bacterium. Encoded proteins:
- a CDS encoding glycosyl hydrolase family 2, with the protein product MKPLAFMLVALLLSSCSNAQIQSGKLSLPAIFSNNMVLQRNSDITIWGNGTPGKTVDVKTDWGQTASSVVSKEGKWSLKLKTPDAGGPHYLTVVSGSDSISYKNVLIGEVWLCSGQSNMEMPLGGWPPLDTIFTAAVEIPKANYPNLRFFTVERTTSVTPELDCKGTWSICTPQTASAFSATAFFFGKKLMNELNVPIGLIHSSWGGSPIEAWMGAKSLDKFPEYREFLAGMAKSKEESEKLKSWLEKLPQIDMSEKTGANRWENLDFKDAAFSTTAFDDSKWPVADMPADWMKFGFGNFDGVIWFRTKIDIPANWLNKELTLSLGPIDDMDATFVNGVKVGGYETEGHWQTERNYTIPANLVNSKRLVIAVRVLDNMQGGGMYGRTENFRLSLKDTKESVSIAGAWRYLPVAEFRNPKFYLYSGNNFDYASRPKVTSEINFHSPTVLHNGMITPIAPFKIRGAIWYQGESNTYNPGRYKELFPAMVENWRNLWGNELPFYYTQIAPYRYGEGTNSQLLREAQFQSLSVPKTGMAVTLDIGNIINIHPGNKKDVGERLALWALAKDYNRNIAYSGPVYKSFVTEQDKIILTFGHAEGIKLVPKNGSLNFQIAGADKVFHEADAKISGSTVVVSSPKVKAPVAVRYCWSDTSEATLFNGAGLPASSFRTDNWK
- a CDS encoding SUMF1/EgtB/PvdO family nonheme iron enzyme; the encoded protein is MKHMLQLFLVLNVLIYTQNNSAVKLTHTTQEVTFSNVIPLETYTIELWIKFDGAVTYGGTDAGAGSIFNFYGGGYNRAIHMHNGKLCHYTYDNTQRHVTGASTIQEGVWYHVAIVAQSHGMMRLFINGTEEGTSIQLGALQPTDMAKIGSYNNPYEYGVSNAVIDELRVSNSIRYTGNFTPSSTEFVTDANTVSLYHFNEGSGTQTANYVSNSWTAGTFSTSNILWVEGKFNNTPQTVSIPMITIQDGTFTMGCTGEQNSCDDDEYPTHQVSLSAYEIGKYEITQREWRTVMGTNPSYFTGDNKPVDNLQWIDAINFCNTLSMRSGLTPVYSINGSVVTADWNANGYRLPTEAEWEFAARGGSQSTNTIYSGSNDINSIAWQEGNAGSESHNVGTLAPNQIGIYDMSGNVYEWCWDWYSETYYTADSQNNPTGPLSGTYHSLRGGSWLYGQASQCRVVNRGSINGPSQRIDYGFRVARTIQSSVSSGDDWKLIVNGSTQNLFDQLNYAGVDSLATEGYDPSLDTPNPPTPPGNYIDAYFYHPEWNSPLGSKFASDVKQSTDLADTVKRWFFEVETNVLNDTVKLQFTQENVPSKFGKYLTDMQTGKRVDLRYTDTYRYYNTSSSPRKFQLIIGDSTSPVISNLIPKGDEIWRSNSNKTVSWTMSDGTGIDSVFLYSSNNNGTNYTRFASIGNISNYNWSIPQEYLNNGYRVKTVVRDSLGNLKEIFSPLAFTVVGDSLLTQSTAGWNLTGTPLSPNDTTLTGILGDDITTSPYFVWGYTLATGYTLPLGMSFGTGYWLGLLNNHTWDVRGTAVESDSIGQSLNLGYNLIGTKYVREVSKDRMTFVKSGTAYNFNQAVTAGLISNAIFGYNGSGYTEEDTLSLFGGYWLGVLQEGVTLYQKPVSTQLPLSKGNQEPELFTENNWKLRLNAESGIQSDNITEIGVTETATAGYDTEYDAARPPVPPVDKFIEIYSEVSGTGYPQFLGNKYARDFKNTPSWTIKVKKGNTGSNEVTINWNRNEIGNLPDGMRIMMTDLVTGQAIDMRRDSSYSFTYSEERTFQINGTATGIEDAVTAPTDFSLSQNYPNPFNPSTKIRYSIPEESRVKITVYNSLGEMVKILTNETAQRGWYETTFEATQIPSGIYFAKIEAQSIQSNKQFIQTIKMLLIK